From a single Lates calcarifer isolate ASB-BC8 linkage group LG12, TLL_Latcal_v3, whole genome shotgun sequence genomic region:
- the rh50 gene encoding rh50-like protein has product MNASTSLKVRLPVLVLVLEVVILVLYAAFVTYDDNANAKLQNNETKPMENSLYRDYPYFADVQVMIFIGFGCLLAFFRFYGFSGMVFNFLTATFAIQWAILMQGFFQFYYDGKIHLGVINLLNAEFACAVVLISFGAVLGKTSPVQLLVMALLEVPIFAVTEWAVLKYIRINDAGGTILIHLFACYFGLGVTFVLYRPSLNDGHAKETTSYHSDILSVMGTLFLWVFWPSFNSALTFKGDDQHRAILHTFIGLSSSTITAFALSAMFNKRGKLTMADIQNVTLAGGVTVGASVDMMISPVAAYALGVMGCTACFFGYKYLTPFLAQHMRIQDQCGIHNLHGLTGLISSTAGICAILLATEETYGPSMYQIFSHRAPPEGDPKLLELQKLIPGLKPGLGRTAQEQALYQVAAVFSTIAASAVGGMLTGLAMKLPFMASPTDKDCFDDELFFDVPSDFDNIEVLKNPISEDEKGQIKSMDIKV; this is encoded by the coding sequence ATGAATGCATCTACAAGTTTAAAGGTGCGCCTTCCAGtgttggtgctggtgctggaggTTGTCATCCTGGTTCTTTATGCTGCCTTTGTCACTTACGATGACAATGCCAATGCTAAGCTGCAAAACAATGAGACCAAGCCCATGGAGAACTCCCTGTATCGCGACTACCCCTACTTCGCAGATGTGCAGGTGATGATCTTCATTGGCTTTGGTTGCCTGCTGGCCTTCTTCCGATTCTACGGCTTCAGTGGGATGGTGTTCAACTTCCTCACAGCTACGTTTGCGATCCAGTGGGCCATCCTGATGCAAGGTTTCTTCCAGTTTTACTATGATGGTAAAATTCACCTCGGGGTGATCAACCTGCTGAATGCAGAGTTTGCCTGCGCTGTGGTGCTCATCTCTTTCGGAGCTGTGCTTGGAAAGACCAGTCCTGTTCAGCTCCTGGTTATGGCTTTGCTAGAGGTCCCTATCTTTGCTGTGACAGAGTGGGCTGTATTGAAATACATTAGAATCAATGATGCAGGCGGCACTATTCTTATTCACCTGTTTGCCTGCTACTTTGGTCTAGGGGTGACATTTGTACTGTACCGCCCAAGCCTCAATGATGGACATGCTAAAGAGACAACCAGTTACCATTCTGACATCCTGTCTGTAATGGGAACCCTGTTCCTCTGGGTGTTCTGGCCGTCTTTCAATTCTGCTCTGACCTTTAAGGGTGACGATCAGCACAGAGCAATACTCCACACTTTTATAGGTCTAAGCTCATCCACTATCACTGCCTTTGCACTCTCTGCAATGTTTAACAAGAGAGGTAAGCTGACAATGGCCGACATTCAGAATGTGACTCTGGCAGGTGGTGTGACTGTTGGTGCTTCTGTGGACATGATGATTTCTCCTGTAGCTGCGTATGCCCTGGGCGTCATGGGCTGCACTGCCTGCTTCTTTGGGTACAAGTACCTGACTCCCTTTTTGGCCCAACACATGAGGATCCAAGACCAGTGTGGCATTCACAATCTCCATGGGCTTACTGGCCTGATATCCTCCACAGCAGGAATCTGTGCCATCCTCTTAGCCACAGAGGAAACCTATGGGCCCAGCATGTACCAGATTTTCTCTCATCGTGCTCCACCTGAGGGAGATCCaaagctgctggagctgcagaagCTGATCCCCGGGTTGAAGCCGGGCTTGGGCCGCACCGCGCAGGAACAAGCTCTCTACCAGGTCGCAGCCGTCTTCTCTACCATTGCAGCATCTGCAGTCGGTGGGATGCTCACTGGTTTGGCCATGAAGCTGCCCTTCATGGCGTCACCGACTGACAAGGACTGCTTTGACGATGAGCTTTTCTTTGACGTACCATCAGACTTTGACAACATAGAAGTCCTCAAGAACCCCATAAGTGAAGATGAAAAGGGACAAATCAAGTCTATGGACATCAAAGTCTGA